The following are encoded in a window of Candidatus Eisenbacteria bacterium genomic DNA:
- a CDS encoding phosphoglycerate kinase, translated as MRIKTLAELSIENKDVLVRVDYNVPLKDGKVGDDTRLQASLPTIRRLLGPARRVILMSHLGRPKGKRVPEMSLAPVAKVLEDLLGQPVRFAPDCIGDEVQAILKDPQTPRVVLLENLRYHPEETDNDEGFAAELAQWGSVYVNDAFGAAHRAHASTYAVAKLFKERGMGLLMEREVAALASLLEAPRKPFAAILGGAKISGKVDVVENLLPIAQHILIGGAMAFTFLRARGLKTGLTLVEEDRIAMAGELLEKAEASGVELLLPIDAVLSQSAEKPQAVRTRPVEEIAGNEMAVDIGPKSTDLFRRTIMKAGTIFWNGPMGIFEVEEFSKGTLAVAQALADATGGPLATTTVVGGGDSVAAIKKLGLADAMTHVSTGGGASLEFIGGRELPGVEILEMN; from the coding sequence ATGCGCATCAAAACCCTCGCTGAATTGTCTATTGAGAACAAGGATGTCCTGGTTCGGGTGGATTACAATGTTCCGCTGAAAGATGGCAAAGTCGGTGATGACACGAGATTGCAGGCAAGCCTGCCCACGATCCGCCGGCTTTTGGGGCCTGCCCGGCGGGTCATTCTCATGTCGCATCTGGGGCGGCCGAAGGGGAAGAGAGTCCCGGAGATGAGTCTGGCCCCGGTGGCCAAGGTCTTGGAAGATTTGCTCGGTCAGCCCGTCCGCTTCGCGCCTGATTGCATTGGAGATGAGGTTCAAGCCATTTTAAAAGACCCCCAAACCCCACGCGTTGTCCTTCTGGAAAACCTCCGTTATCACCCTGAAGAGACCGACAATGACGAAGGTTTCGCTGCGGAGCTGGCCCAATGGGGTTCGGTCTATGTCAATGATGCCTTCGGGGCGGCTCATCGAGCGCATGCCTCCACTTATGCGGTGGCCAAGCTCTTTAAGGAGAGGGGGATGGGGCTCCTTATGGAAAGGGAGGTTGCGGCCCTGGCCTCTCTTCTGGAAGCGCCACGCAAACCCTTTGCCGCGATCCTGGGTGGAGCAAAAATCTCAGGCAAGGTCGATGTCGTTGAAAACCTTCTCCCCATAGCGCAACACATCCTCATCGGTGGCGCGATGGCTTTCACATTCCTTCGAGCCCGCGGGCTGAAGACCGGTTTAACTTTGGTTGAAGAGGACCGGATCGCTATGGCCGGCGAATTGCTGGAAAAGGCGGAGGCGAGCGGGGTGGAATTACTGCTACCCATCGATGCGGTCCTGTCCCAATCCGCCGAAAAGCCCCAGGCCGTGCGAACCAGACCTGTTGAAGAAATCGCTGGGAATGAGATGGCGGTGGATATCGGACCGAAATCGACCGATCTATTCCGGCGGACGATCATGAAAGCGGGAACAATCTTCTGGAATGGCCCCATGGGGATCTTCGAAGTTGAAGAATTCTCGAAGGGGACACTGGCGGTCGCGCAAGCCCTGGCCGATGCGACCGGCGGGCCTCTGGCCACCACAACCGTCGTTGGGGGGGGCGACTCTGTTGCCGCCATCAAGAAGCTGGGTTTGGCTGATGCCATGACCCACGTGTCCACCGGGGGCGGGGCGAGTCTGGAGTTCATCGGAGGACGGGAACTCCCGGGCGTTGAAATTCTTGAAATGAATTAG
- the tpiA gene encoding triose-phosphate isomerase yields MVVSARQIIAGNWKMHKTLREGLDLTQGILEGLRTIPPHRSVLVFPPATLLHPISQRIGDRNLDLGAQDLSWERQGAFTGEISPLQLLDAGCSCVLVGHSERRHVIKESEDRIRLKLKSALENGLRAILCIGETLEEREAGKTGDILTTQLASALETMKEPPNSGFLTVAYEPVWAIGTGKTATPEQAQEAHAAIRSLLIGRWGDPGGEIQILYGGSVKPENAGELLSLEDVDGVLVGGASLEAASFLGIARA; encoded by the coding sequence GTGGTTGTGTCCGCAAGGCAAATCATTGCTGGAAATTGGAAGATGCACAAGACACTCCGAGAGGGTCTGGATCTGACTCAGGGCATTTTGGAGGGTTTGCGGACCATCCCGCCGCACAGAAGTGTACTCGTTTTTCCACCAGCGACCTTACTTCATCCGATCTCACAGCGCATCGGCGACAGAAACCTTGATTTGGGGGCACAGGATCTCTCGTGGGAGCGGCAAGGGGCTTTTACCGGAGAGATCTCCCCGCTCCAACTTCTCGATGCCGGGTGTTCATGCGTTCTCGTGGGGCATTCCGAGCGGCGCCATGTGATCAAGGAGAGCGAGGATCGGATCCGTCTAAAGCTCAAATCGGCCTTGGAAAACGGCCTTAGAGCCATCCTATGCATCGGGGAGACCTTGGAGGAGCGGGAGGCGGGAAAGACCGGGGATATTCTCACCACACAGCTGGCCTCGGCCTTGGAGACGATGAAGGAACCCCCGAACTCCGGATTTCTGACAGTCGCTTATGAGCCGGTTTGGGCGATCGGGACGGGGAAGACAGCAACCCCCGAACAGGCGCAAGAGGCGCACGCCGCTATCAGATCCCTCTTGATAGGCCGATGGGGTGACCCCGGTGGCGAAATTCAGATCCTTTATGGCGGGAGTGTCAAACCGGAAAATGCGGGGGAGCTCCTGAGCTTGGAGGATGTCGACGGGGTTCTGGTCGGGGGAGCGTCCCTCGAGGCGGCATCATTCCTTGGTATCGCCAGAGCTTAG
- the secG gene encoding preprotein translocase subunit SecG, translated as MFAFLIVLHALIALALIIVILLQSGKGGGLSGAFGGGGGAQTVFGGAGAATFLNKATVGLGAAFMLSSLTIAILAGGIGTSGPKSVLEETGPGMNNAAPVEQPGDEGMVPGTEPALDVTIPVTGEPPADAPGETPIGAPEEGSGNVPGDTPPPSGNPEDPQ; from the coding sequence ATGTTCGCATTTTTGATCGTTTTGCATGCGCTGATCGCTCTGGCCTTGATTATCGTGATCCTGCTGCAGTCGGGTAAGGGTGGTGGTTTATCTGGAGCCTTTGGCGGTGGTGGAGGCGCTCAAACCGTCTTTGGTGGCGCTGGGGCGGCAACCTTTCTCAATAAGGCGACCGTCGGTCTGGGTGCGGCCTTCATGTTGTCGAGTTTGACCATCGCGATACTCGCCGGCGGCATTGGGACTTCAGGGCCGAAAAGTGTCCTTGAGGAGACAGGTCCAGGCATGAATAATGCGGCTCCCGTTGAGCAACCGGGGGATGAGGGGATGGTTCCAGGAACCGAGCCGGCCCTGGATGTGACGATACCTGTCACCGGTGAGCCGCCAGCCGACGCACCGGGCGAAACACCCATCGGCGCACCGGAAGAGGGATCGGGCAATGTACCGGGCGACACGCCTCCGCCGAGTGGGAACCCAGAAGACCCACAGTAA